A region of Paraburkholderia sp. BL23I1N1 DNA encodes the following proteins:
- a CDS encoding DHA2 family efflux MFS transporter permease subunit: protein MRGAQLALLTFALSLATFIEVLDSTVTNVAVPAISGGLGVSNSQGTWVISSYSVAAAIAVPLTGWLSRRLGETRLFLGAVILFTLTSLLCGVAGDFHLLVVCRALQGLFSGPMVPLSQTILLRTFPPDKRVVALALWAMTVLLAPIFGPVVGGWIIDNFSWPWIFLINLPIGIFSFAVCTTLLRPDATAAKAAPIDLPGILLLVVGVGSLQTVMDLGHDRGWFDSPLILTLAIVAGLAIVSLLIWEAGEKHPVIDLSLFRDRTFSFCVLIISLGMMSFSVVGVIFPLWLQAVMGYTAYQAGLATAPLGVLALVFSILVGIYAARFDARVLATFGFLVFAAVLWWDAHFTLTVTFTQIITPGLIQGVGLPCFFIPLTAATLSRVSDDKLAAASSLSNFLRTLSAAFGTAMSVTLWDNRALYHYDVVAQSVTKSSGNTQRFVQSLHGMGIDGARELTALHHIVQQQAYMMATGDMFYMASITCLVLAAMMWLTRPKRGAAMALGH from the coding sequence ATGCGCGGCGCGCAGCTCGCCTTGCTGACGTTCGCGCTCTCGCTGGCTACTTTCATCGAAGTCCTGGATTCGACGGTCACGAATGTCGCGGTACCGGCTATTTCCGGCGGCCTCGGGGTGTCCAACAGTCAGGGCACATGGGTGATCAGTTCGTACTCCGTGGCGGCGGCCATCGCCGTTCCGTTGACGGGATGGCTCTCACGCCGGCTCGGCGAAACGCGACTGTTTCTCGGCGCGGTGATCCTCTTCACGTTGACGTCGCTGCTCTGCGGCGTGGCCGGCGACTTTCACCTTCTGGTGGTGTGCCGCGCCTTGCAGGGACTCTTTTCCGGGCCGATGGTGCCGCTTTCCCAAACTATCCTGCTGCGTACCTTTCCGCCGGATAAGCGCGTGGTAGCACTCGCGCTGTGGGCGATGACGGTACTGCTCGCGCCGATTTTCGGCCCGGTGGTCGGCGGCTGGATCATCGACAATTTTTCGTGGCCGTGGATCTTCCTGATCAATCTGCCGATCGGCATCTTCTCGTTCGCGGTGTGCACGACGCTGCTGCGCCCTGACGCAACCGCGGCCAAGGCGGCGCCGATCGATCTGCCCGGCATTCTCCTGCTGGTGGTCGGCGTCGGCTCGCTGCAGACGGTGATGGATCTCGGTCACGATCGCGGCTGGTTCGATTCGCCTTTGATCCTGACGCTGGCGATCGTCGCGGGGCTGGCGATCGTGTCGCTGTTGATCTGGGAGGCGGGCGAAAAGCATCCTGTGATCGATCTGAGCCTGTTCCGCGATCGGACGTTTTCGTTTTGTGTGCTGATCATTTCGCTCGGCATGATGAGCTTTTCCGTGGTCGGCGTGATTTTTCCGCTCTGGCTGCAGGCTGTGATGGGCTACACCGCGTACCAGGCCGGGCTCGCCACCGCACCGCTCGGCGTGCTTGCGCTGGTGTTTTCGATTCTGGTCGGCATTTATGCGGCCCGTTTCGACGCGCGTGTGCTCGCGACTTTCGGCTTCCTCGTGTTTGCGGCCGTGCTGTGGTGGGACGCGCATTTCACGCTGACCGTGACGTTCACGCAGATCATCACACCGGGTCTGATTCAGGGCGTCGGCTTGCCGTGCTTCTTCATTCCGTTGACCGCGGCAACGCTCTCGCGCGTGTCCGACGACAAGCTCGCCGCGGCCTCCAGCCTGTCGAATTTCTTGCGCACGCTCTCGGCGGCGTTCGGCACGGCAATGAGTGTCACGCTATGGGATAACCGCGCGCTGTATCACTACGACGTCGTCGCGCAGTCGGTGACGAAATCGTCCGGCAATACGCAGCGTTTCGTTCAAAGTTTGCATGGCATGGGTATCGACGGCGCACGCGAACTCACGGCCTTGCATCACATCGTCCAGCAACAGGCTTACATGATGGCGACCGGCGACATGTTCTACATGGCAAGCATCACCTGCCTCGTGCTCGCCGCGATGATGTGGCTCACACGCCCGAAGCGCGGCGCGGCGATGGCATTAGGTCATTAG
- a CDS encoding DUF2964 family protein has translation MKLSEWRAGASPERRSLIRSKIHVLLATIGTLSSVVGIGVAINGGLEFNRTKVFVGVGIIVVSTIVYVSMLFAPSE, from the coding sequence ATGAAACTCAGTGAATGGAGAGCGGGCGCAAGTCCGGAGAGGCGTAGTCTGATACGCAGCAAGATTCACGTCTTGCTGGCTACTATCGGCACGCTTTCTTCTGTAGTGGGTATTGGCGTGGCCATCAACGGCGGCCTTGAATTCAATCGCACCAAAGTCTTCGTCGGCGTCGGCATTATCGTCGTTTCCACTATTGTGTACGTGTCGATGCTATTCGCGCCGTCCGAGTAA
- a CDS encoding YSC84-related protein has product MRRRQFIMTTSAALATAGLGLAGCTTTSPPSNSSSSTNASKRDTINAGVDSTLSRLYENVTGSRELVGKARGVLVFPSVISAGFWVGGQYGEGALRVAGRTAGYYSTVAGSFGLQIGAQSKALIFLFMTQDALDNFLGSQGWAAGADATVAVLKVGANGAVDTSTATSPVEAFVLTNGGLMAGVSLEGTKISRLII; this is encoded by the coding sequence ATGCGCAGACGACAATTCATCATGACCACGAGCGCCGCTTTGGCTACGGCGGGCCTGGGTCTCGCCGGCTGCACGACCACGTCGCCGCCCTCGAACTCGTCCTCCTCGACGAACGCCAGCAAACGCGACACGATCAACGCCGGCGTCGATTCAACCTTGTCACGTCTCTACGAGAACGTCACCGGCTCCCGTGAGCTGGTCGGCAAAGCACGCGGCGTGCTCGTGTTCCCCTCGGTGATTTCGGCGGGCTTCTGGGTTGGCGGGCAATACGGCGAAGGCGCGTTGCGCGTGGCCGGACGCACGGCGGGCTATTACAGCACCGTCGCGGGCTCGTTCGGTTTGCAGATCGGCGCGCAGTCCAAGGCGCTCATCTTCCTGTTCATGACGCAGGACGCGCTCGATAATTTCCTCGGCAGCCAGGGATGGGCGGCGGGCGCGGATGCAACGGTCGCCGTGCTGAAGGTCGGCGCGAACGGCGCGGTCGACACCTCGACCGCCACCAGCCCGGTCGAAGCGTTTGTGCTGACGAACGGCGGCCTGATGGCCGGTGTGTCGCTCGAAGGCACCAAGATCTCTCGTCTGATCATCTGA
- a CDS encoding YbaK/EbsC family protein: MHSHELVKQLDVIPAEQLRAHLPAQVVENLPAQGVTVFAVSDDASDTAEFSARYGFGLEDCANTIVIRYKKDGAEHYAALVSLGSLRLDINGAVKAALGAQRLSFAKREAAVEHSGMEFGGITAFGLPEDWRILVDAAVMERAQIVMGAGVRAAKLLLAPEVLQQWPRCEVASLALPVE, encoded by the coding sequence ATGCACTCGCACGAACTCGTCAAGCAGCTGGACGTCATTCCCGCGGAACAATTGCGCGCGCATTTGCCCGCGCAAGTCGTCGAGAATCTGCCCGCCCAGGGCGTGACCGTATTTGCCGTTAGCGACGATGCTTCGGACACCGCCGAATTTAGCGCGCGCTACGGCTTTGGCCTTGAAGACTGCGCCAACACGATCGTGATCCGCTACAAGAAGGACGGCGCCGAGCATTACGCGGCGCTGGTTTCGCTGGGCTCGCTGCGCCTCGACATCAATGGCGCGGTGAAGGCCGCATTGGGCGCACAGCGCCTTTCGTTCGCCAAACGGGAGGCCGCCGTGGAGCATAGCGGGATGGAGTTCGGCGGAATTACGGCGTTTGGCCTGCCGGAAGACTGGCGCATTCTCGTCGACGCCGCCGTCATGGAGCGTGCTCAGATTGTGATGGGGGCAGGGGTACGGGCGGCCAAATTGTTATTGGCGCCCGAGGTGCTGCAGCAGTGGCCGCGCTGTGAGGTTGCTTCGCTTGCGCTGCCGGTCGAGTGA
- a CDS encoding glycosyltransferase produces the protein MTKVIITAIGSAGDVHPLLGIGAALAARGHEIVFCTHPPFAEAVSRQGFTFVPIGTATEYEEAMANPALWNPRTSFRTLWAVIAPTLRPHFDTLAALADSDTVLVGTLWAFSARLMQELYRVPFVSVQVSPSTLLSAHAPPIHPRLTIPRGLPLAVKTALLGLIERQALDKVCGPALNALRAELGLAAVRRIFGEWLHSTDGVLCLFPDWFAQAQPDWPAPRCLGGFPLFNDTSVPESDPQLDDFLAAGERPVVFTAGSTLIDQERYANAVSAALMEGGLRGILLTPDAPRIEAASAADRRANAQGALLKRRYVPLQTLLPRCRALVHHGGIGTAALAYAAGIPQVLTPFAHDQFDNAQRVVESGCGVRLDKPLQPQALARALRHVLGSPSIATQCGRVQDRLGASPDGCKTAARYIEGFMRTGVQTQTVDHTFLPAMAGSGHSV, from the coding sequence ATGACGAAAGTCATCATCACCGCGATAGGCTCGGCGGGCGACGTGCATCCCTTGCTCGGTATCGGCGCGGCATTGGCTGCGCGCGGCCACGAGATCGTCTTCTGCACGCATCCGCCATTCGCGGAAGCTGTCTCGCGCCAGGGCTTCACATTCGTACCGATCGGCACCGCCACCGAATATGAAGAGGCGATGGCGAACCCGGCGCTGTGGAACCCGCGGACGTCGTTCCGTACGCTATGGGCGGTGATTGCGCCGACACTGCGACCGCATTTCGACACGCTGGCCGCGTTGGCCGATAGCGACACCGTGCTGGTCGGCACGTTGTGGGCTTTTTCCGCACGCTTGATGCAGGAGTTGTACCGCGTGCCGTTCGTGTCGGTGCAGGTATCGCCGTCGACCCTGCTCTCCGCGCATGCACCGCCGATCCACCCTCGGCTGACAATTCCGCGTGGCTTGCCGCTGGCCGTAAAAACGGCGCTGCTGGGGCTGATCGAGCGACAGGCGCTCGACAAGGTCTGCGGCCCCGCATTGAATGCGTTGCGCGCGGAACTGGGTCTCGCAGCGGTGCGGCGCATTTTTGGCGAGTGGCTGCATTCGACCGATGGCGTGCTGTGCCTTTTTCCGGACTGGTTCGCGCAGGCTCAGCCGGATTGGCCGGCGCCGCGCTGCCTCGGCGGTTTTCCGCTGTTCAACGACACGAGCGTGCCCGAGTCCGATCCGCAACTCGACGATTTTCTCGCCGCGGGCGAGCGACCTGTGGTATTCACCGCGGGCTCAACCCTGATCGATCAGGAGCGCTATGCGAATGCCGTGAGCGCGGCGCTGATGGAGGGCGGGTTACGCGGCATTCTTTTGACGCCGGATGCGCCCCGAATCGAAGCGGCCTCCGCGGCGGATAGGCGTGCAAACGCGCAGGGCGCGCTGCTCAAGCGGCGTTACGTACCGTTGCAGACGCTCTTGCCGCGCTGCCGGGCGCTGGTGCATCACGGCGGCATCGGCACGGCAGCGCTCGCGTATGCCGCGGGCATTCCACAAGTGTTGACGCCGTTCGCGCACGATCAGTTCGATAACGCGCAGCGGGTAGTCGAGAGCGGTTGCGGTGTTCGGCTCGACAAGCCGCTGCAACCTCAAGCTCTTGCGCGTGCATTGAGGCATGTGCTTGGCAGCCCGTCGATCGCGACGCAGTGTGGACGCGTGCAGGACCGGCTCGGCGCGTCTCCGGACGGGTGCAAGACAGCCGCACGCTATATCGAGGGTTTCATGCGGACCGGCGTGCAAACGCAAACCGTTGACCACACGTTTTTGCCGGCAATGGCAGGCAGCGGGCACAGCGTATGA
- a CDS encoding carbon-nitrogen hydrolase family protein — protein sequence MNNKQAALPQAPLRIAAAQAQPVSGDITANVARTVELTGVAADRGAKLVVFPEKFLSGYEPGLIAGDPAKYAFDDHDARLDPIREVCRQREIAVVVGAATRDAGGLHISSLVFGRSGEPIEPYHKQHLYSSEMEIYRPGTQGCMLEIDGWRLALGVCYDSGFPEHARRAAMNGAHAYLVSALFSLKTGFHQSRIWFPARAFDNTLYVLLSNHVGTTGGWETCGASAIWGPYGDVIEEASREREEVITALLDPAVLADVRARETVLADFTAHGDETAGQYVVRRLD from the coding sequence TTGAATAACAAACAGGCCGCGCTACCACAAGCACCATTGCGAATCGCGGCAGCGCAAGCACAACCGGTGTCCGGCGACATCACGGCAAACGTTGCCAGAACAGTCGAACTGACCGGCGTTGCCGCCGACCGCGGCGCGAAACTGGTGGTTTTTCCAGAGAAATTCCTGAGCGGCTACGAGCCCGGCCTGATTGCCGGCGACCCCGCAAAATACGCCTTCGACGATCACGACGCGCGGCTCGATCCGATTCGGGAAGTTTGCCGCCAGCGCGAGATCGCCGTAGTCGTCGGTGCGGCAACACGCGACGCAGGCGGGCTTCATATTTCTTCGCTGGTATTCGGCCGTTCTGGCGAGCCAATCGAGCCGTATCACAAACAGCACCTCTACAGCAGCGAAATGGAGATCTACCGGCCGGGCACGCAAGGCTGCATGCTGGAGATCGACGGATGGCGTCTCGCGCTCGGCGTGTGCTACGACTCGGGCTTTCCGGAGCATGCGCGCCGCGCCGCGATGAACGGCGCGCACGCCTATCTGGTGAGCGCGCTCTTCAGCCTGAAGACCGGCTTTCACCAATCGCGGATCTGGTTTCCAGCGCGAGCTTTCGACAACACTCTGTACGTGCTGCTGTCGAATCACGTCGGCACCACAGGCGGTTGGGAAACGTGCGGCGCGAGCGCGATCTGGGGTCCCTACGGCGACGTGATCGAGGAAGCGAGCCGCGAACGGGAGGAAGTGATCACTGCGCTACTCGATCCGGCTGTCCTGGCCGACGTCCGTGCCCGCGAGACAGTACTCGCGGACTTCACGGCACACGGCGACGAGACGGCGGGGCAGTACGTGGTGCGCCGTCTGGACTAA
- a CDS encoding FKBP-type peptidyl-prolyl cis-trans isomerase has protein sequence MAASTIEKLPSGVVVEHLTQGTGAQPAADDVVKVNYRGTLANGTEFDSSAKHGGPATFPLNRVIPCWTQGVQKMKVGGKAKLTCPAATAYGERGVGPIPPNSDLTFEVELVGIVK, from the coding sequence ATGGCCGCTTCCACCATTGAAAAATTGCCTTCCGGCGTAGTCGTTGAACATCTTACGCAGGGCACGGGCGCGCAACCGGCTGCTGACGATGTCGTGAAGGTCAACTACCGCGGCACGCTCGCCAACGGCACTGAGTTCGATAGCTCGGCGAAGCACGGCGGCCCCGCGACCTTCCCGTTGAACCGTGTGATTCCGTGCTGGACGCAGGGTGTGCAGAAAATGAAAGTCGGCGGCAAAGCCAAGTTGACCTGCCCGGCGGCCACCGCCTATGGCGAGCGCGGCGTCGGACCGATTCCGCCGAATAGCGACCTGACGTTTGAAGTCGAGCTCGTCGGTATCGTGAAGTAA
- a CDS encoding H-NS family nucleoid-associated regulatory protein — protein MPTLEQIQAKLKKLQAQADVLIARKAQAAVDQIRELMIKHGLTTADIEAKAKAKRAAHALNGRAASGKSKAAGAGKSIPKYRDNKTGATWTGHGRAPAWIAAVKDRTLFLIEGAGELKSASKASVTRAKAGKKGQPKGAQPPKYLNPETGATWSGRGPAPAWLASVKDRSRFLIDSAAATSTVAAKKGVTAKKAAASRTVAKKGAAATKKATARKSVGRPAVKKAAAKKTAVKKTAAVKKAPGRKLGSKRKAGTTSAAAAPQSSTVHAGA, from the coding sequence ATGCCCACGTTAGAGCAAATCCAGGCAAAGCTTAAGAAGCTCCAGGCGCAAGCTGACGTCCTTATTGCCAGGAAAGCACAAGCCGCGGTCGACCAGATTCGCGAATTGATGATCAAGCATGGCCTGACTACCGCGGATATCGAAGCAAAGGCAAAGGCGAAACGCGCCGCGCACGCTTTGAATGGACGTGCCGCGAGTGGCAAGTCAAAAGCTGCCGGCGCAGGCAAGTCGATTCCGAAGTACCGCGACAATAAAACCGGTGCGACATGGACCGGCCACGGGCGTGCACCGGCCTGGATCGCCGCCGTGAAAGACCGGACTCTATTTCTGATTGAAGGTGCTGGCGAATTGAAGTCCGCGTCAAAGGCATCGGTCACTCGCGCCAAAGCCGGGAAAAAAGGTCAGCCTAAGGGCGCACAGCCGCCCAAGTACCTCAATCCGGAAACCGGCGCTACGTGGAGCGGGCGCGGTCCGGCACCGGCATGGCTCGCATCGGTCAAAGACCGAAGCAGGTTTCTGATCGATAGCGCTGCGGCAACCAGCACTGTCGCTGCCAAAAAAGGAGTAACGGCAAAAAAGGCAGCCGCGTCAAGAACGGTTGCGAAGAAGGGCGCTGCGGCGACTAAAAAGGCCACGGCCAGGAAAAGCGTTGGCAGGCCTGCTGTGAAAAAGGCCGCTGCAAAGAAAACCGCGGTGAAGAAAACTGCAGCGGTAAAGAAAGCGCCGGGCCGCAAACTGGGCAGCAAACGCAAAGCCGGCACGACGAGCGCTGCCGCAGCGCCGCAATCCTCGACGGTGCACGCGGGCGCGTAA
- a CDS encoding isoprenylcysteine carboxylmethyltransferase family protein, whose protein sequence is MNIAQSIAIVVPWALWLLYWVATSKRVKETARKEASLSRTLQSIPLIGGGALIVLPDFTAAALSIDAHAIGPLQLAGFAVILAGLAFSVWARLHLGTNWSVSVTLKEGHELVRSGPYGLVRHPIYTGCLLALLGAVLIGAQWRGVAGLVLIFASLAYKVRVEECWLTGHFGRAYSQYRRDVAALIPGLF, encoded by the coding sequence GTGAATATCGCTCAGAGCATCGCCATTGTCGTACCGTGGGCGTTGTGGCTGCTGTATTGGGTCGCGACATCGAAACGCGTCAAGGAGACCGCGCGCAAGGAGGCATCGTTATCGCGGACGTTACAGTCGATTCCGTTGATTGGCGGTGGCGCGCTGATCGTGCTGCCGGACTTCACCGCAGCCGCGTTGTCCATCGACGCGCATGCGATCGGGCCGCTGCAGCTCGCCGGCTTCGCTGTGATACTCGCCGGCCTTGCGTTTTCGGTGTGGGCGCGGCTGCATCTCGGCACCAACTGGAGCGTCTCGGTCACGCTGAAGGAAGGGCATGAACTGGTGCGTAGCGGGCCTTATGGACTGGTTCGTCATCCGATCTATACCGGCTGCCTGCTGGCGCTCCTGGGGGCCGTGCTGATCGGCGCGCAATGGCGTGGCGTGGCTGGGCTCGTGCTGATTTTCGCGTCGCTGGCGTACAAGGTGCGGGTCGAAGAGTGCTGGCTGACCGGTCATTTTGGCCGTGCCTATTCGCAGTATCGTCGCGACGTCGCCGCGCTAATCCCCGGTCTTTTCTGA
- a CDS encoding DUF6765 family protein, with protein MNIDFHYGVVYIVARVGGMTAGEALTVAHACQYIDDATTSGILRFSGGETFERFATAHKLFDYTNTENDQNRLVWAPFHFLPAGVGETLEDMAVCRADSAVAREVVRRAIRQRGTDTALHRLGVTLHTYVDTWAHQGFAGIESPMNRVHMLEAEDCTREGWLACLTRATRHLVEHIEEDVLTLALPVGHGAALHYPDQPWAKWNYVDGRNVRVERHNLPEFMQAAEMTCRVVRAYVAGREDFENQPGLPEDVKAALTALLDTNRNPDDNKRLQSICEAVKTGAIPGLSESIPDYVPKGLGSWKYKATGLQSDDDSGDRPRWSEVFEKSDYRRFHDAVKEHRFVTTQEILPACGLRIA; from the coding sequence ATGAACATAGACTTTCACTACGGCGTGGTCTATATCGTTGCCCGTGTCGGCGGGATGACGGCCGGCGAGGCACTCACGGTGGCGCATGCCTGCCAGTACATCGACGACGCGACCACGTCGGGAATACTGCGGTTTTCCGGTGGCGAGACTTTCGAGCGCTTCGCCACCGCTCACAAGCTATTCGACTATACCAACACGGAAAATGACCAGAACCGGCTGGTATGGGCGCCATTTCATTTTCTGCCCGCCGGTGTGGGGGAGACCCTCGAAGACATGGCCGTGTGCCGGGCGGACAGCGCCGTTGCTCGCGAGGTGGTCCGCCGGGCGATCCGGCAACGGGGCACCGACACGGCGTTGCATCGTCTGGGTGTGACGCTTCACACGTACGTCGATACATGGGCTCACCAGGGCTTCGCCGGTATCGAAAGTCCGATGAATCGCGTTCATATGCTGGAGGCGGAAGATTGCACGCGGGAAGGCTGGCTTGCTTGCCTTACCCGCGCAACACGGCATCTGGTCGAGCATATCGAGGAAGACGTGCTGACGCTTGCATTGCCCGTCGGTCACGGTGCCGCCTTGCACTATCCCGATCAACCGTGGGCGAAATGGAATTACGTCGACGGCAGAAATGTGCGCGTCGAAAGGCACAATCTGCCTGAGTTCATGCAGGCGGCCGAGATGACGTGCCGCGTGGTGCGCGCTTACGTTGCGGGACGGGAAGATTTTGAAAATCAGCCCGGTTTGCCGGAGGATGTAAAAGCCGCGCTCACAGCGCTTCTCGACACCAATCGGAACCCGGACGACAACAAGCGCCTGCAGAGCATTTGCGAAGCGGTGAAAACCGGCGCCATTCCGGGCCTGTCAGAGTCGATTCCGGACTATGTGCCCAAAGGGCTCGGCTCATGGAAATACAAAGCCACCGGTTTGCAGTCCGACGACGACAGCGGGGACCGGCCCCGCTGGAGCGAAGTCTTTGAGAAAAGCGATTACCGGCGCTTTCACGACGCGGTCAAGGAGCACCGTTTCGTGACGACGCAGGAGATTCTGCCGGCGTGCGGACTGCGGATCGCGTGA
- a CDS encoding FAD-binding oxidoreductase, translated as MVSVSSSAAEELKAAIRGELLLPGEAGFDAARSIWNAMIDRQPAMILRCAGVADVRRGVAFARDNGLPLAIRSGGHNIAGTALCDDGLVIDLSPMKSVHIDPVARRAYVEPGATLGDFDHEAQAFGLATPLGINSTTGVAGLTLGGGFGWLSRRYGMTVDSLISADVVTADGELLHASADSHDDLFWAIRGGGGNFGVVTRFEFALHPVGPLVYGGLVVLPLDQAKNALLQYRTAVDNMPEELSVWAVLRLAPPLPFLPPEVHGKPVIVFATCYSGPVENGPSVVEPVRGLGTPVGEQLGPMPYAMWQQAFDPLLTPGARNYWKSHNLDGIPDGLIDALLDSIEKLPSPQCEIFFGQIGAQTSRVPVEAMAYSSRDTQYAMNVHSRWDDASDDERCIAWARAFFDAAAPFALGSVYVNFMTQEEGGRVADAYGPNYERLVAVKNRYDPHNLFRHNQNIRPAA; from the coding sequence ATGGTTAGCGTGTCCAGCAGCGCCGCTGAAGAACTCAAAGCCGCGATCCGAGGCGAGCTGTTGCTGCCCGGCGAGGCAGGTTTCGACGCGGCCCGCAGCATCTGGAATGCAATGATCGACCGGCAACCGGCGATGATCCTGCGCTGCGCCGGCGTGGCCGACGTGCGCCGCGGCGTGGCATTCGCCCGCGACAACGGCCTGCCGCTGGCGATACGCAGCGGTGGCCATAACATCGCCGGCACCGCGCTGTGCGACGACGGCCTCGTGATCGACCTGTCGCCGATGAAATCGGTACATATCGATCCAGTGGCGCGTCGCGCGTATGTCGAGCCTGGCGCAACGCTCGGCGATTTCGACCACGAAGCGCAAGCGTTCGGGCTCGCCACGCCGCTTGGCATCAACTCGACCACCGGCGTAGCGGGTCTGACGCTCGGCGGCGGGTTCGGCTGGCTGAGCCGCCGATACGGCATGACTGTCGACAGTCTGATTTCAGCGGATGTGGTCACCGCCGACGGCGAGCTGCTGCACGCGAGCGCCGATTCCCATGACGATCTGTTCTGGGCGATTCGCGGCGGCGGCGGCAACTTCGGCGTCGTGACGCGTTTCGAGTTCGCGCTGCATCCGGTAGGGCCGCTCGTCTATGGCGGCCTTGTCGTGCTGCCGCTCGATCAGGCGAAGAATGCCCTCCTCCAGTACCGCACGGCGGTGGACAACATGCCGGAAGAGTTGAGCGTATGGGCCGTGTTGCGGCTTGCACCGCCGCTGCCGTTCCTGCCGCCCGAGGTGCACGGCAAGCCGGTCATCGTATTCGCGACGTGCTATTCGGGCCCCGTCGAAAACGGGCCGTCCGTGGTGGAGCCTGTACGCGGCCTCGGCACGCCGGTCGGCGAACAACTTGGGCCGATGCCGTACGCCATGTGGCAACAGGCGTTCGATCCGCTGCTTACGCCGGGGGCCCGCAACTACTGGAAGTCGCACAACCTCGACGGCATTCCGGACGGTCTCATCGACGCGCTGCTCGATTCCATCGAGAAGCTGCCGTCGCCGCAATGCGAAATCTTCTTCGGGCAGATCGGCGCACAGACGAGCCGGGTGCCCGTCGAAGCCATGGCCTATTCGAGCCGCGATACGCAGTACGCGATGAACGTGCACAGCCGTTGGGACGACGCGAGCGATGACGAGCGCTGCATTGCCTGGGCCCGCGCTTTCTTCGACGCAGCCGCGCCGTTCGCGCTAGGCAGCGTGTACGTCAACTTCATGACGCAGGAGGAAGGCGGCCGGGTGGCGGACGCGTATGGGCCCAACTACGAGCGTCTCGTCGCCGTGAAGAACCGCTACGACCCGCACAATCTGTTCCGCCACAATCAGAATATCCGCCCGGCGGCATAG